CGCCCACGGCGAAGGCGCGGTTCGCGTACCCAGGGGATTAATACTGTACGACCGGCTCGTACCGGTATGCAAATCACCGGCTACGACCTGTACGAAGTCCCGCCGCGCTGGCTCTTCCTCAAGATCGAGACGAGCACCGGGCTGGTCGGCTGGGGCGAGCCGATCGTGGAGGGGCGGGCGAAGACGGTGCGAACGGCGGTCGAGGAGCTGTTCGACAGCTATCTCGTCGGCAAGGACCCGCTCCGGATCGAGGACCACTGGCAGGCGATGTACCGCGGCGGGTTCTATCGCGGCGGTCCGATCCTCATGAGCGCGATCGCGGGGATCGACCAGGCGCTCTGGGACATCAAGGGCCGCCACTACGAGGCCCCGGTGTACGACCTGCTCGGGGGCAAGAGCCGGGAGAAGATTCGCGTCTACAAGTGGATCGGCGGGGATCGGCCCGGCGACGTGGCGAGCGAGGCGACCCGGCTCGCGGAGGCCGGCTACACCGCCTTGAAGATGGACGCGACCAACCAGACCCGTCACGTCGAGGGGCGCGAGGTGCTGGAGGGGATCGTCTCGCGGATCGAGCACGTCCGGAGCGAGGTCGACGACGCGGTCGACATGGCGGTCGATTGTCGGGGTCGGGTCTCGAAGTCGATGGCGAAGACGCTGACCCGCCGGCTGACCGAGTTCGACCTGCTGTTCGTCGAGGAGCCGGTGCTGCCGGAGAACCTCGAACACCTCCCCGTGATCGCGAACCAGGCGGGCACCCCGCTCGCCGCGGGTGAACGGCTCTACTCACGGTGGGACTACCAGCCGGTGTTCGAGGACGGCGCGATCGACGTGATCCAGCCCGACGTCTCCCACGCCGGCGGCATCTCCGAGATGCGGCGGCTGGCGAGCGCCGCCGAGACCCACGACGTCGCGGTCGCGCCCAACTGCCCGCTCGGGCCGATCGCGCTCGCGTCCTCGCTCCAGGTCGTGACCCACGTCCCGAACTTCCTCGTTCAGGATCACGGGTTCGACGTCCACTCGGACGCGCGGGGGCCCGCCCACGAGTACCTCGCGGGGGAGTCGCCGTTCGTGTTCGACGACGGCTATCTCGACACGCTCGACGAGCCCGGACTGGGTATCGAGATCGACGAGTCAGTGGTCGCGGAGAAATCCGCGATGGAGACCGACTGGCACAATCCGATCTGGCGGCACGAGGACGGCAGCATCGCGGACTGGTGACCGCGAGGATCGTGTCGGCGTTGGGACGGATCTACTGGATGGCCCACCGGATATCTTCGACGAGCGTTCCGCTGACCGGTCGTGGGGAACGGGTTCGCCACCGATCGCGTGGCGTCATTCGACCCACCCGCGGTAGGCGGTGTTGATCTCGATGACGCCGGCGACGTTTTGGAGAGCTTGGGGGAACTCCTCCTCGAAGGCTTCGTCCGAGAGGTCCGCGGTGGAACTGCTCACGCTGAGCGCGCCGAGGAGACCTCCGGCGTCGGTGACGAGGGCGGTCGAGACACACCGGACGCCCTCGAACTGTTCGTTATCGTCAAACGCAATTCCTCGCGAACGGACGTCGGCTATCTCTGCGCGCAGAGTCGCCGGGTCCACGATGGTGTTTCGAGTGTGTCGCGTCAACGCTCCCCGTTCGAGGAACGCATCGAGATACGAGTCGTCGAGGGCGGCGAGCATCGCCTTCCCCGCGGCGGTGCTGTGGAGATGCTCGCGCGTGCCGAGCGTGGTCGGGATCTCCTCGTGGGGACGTTCCGAGGACTGATACAGCGTGACGGCGTACCCGTTGCGCTCGACGACGAGTCGGGCGGTCTCGCCGGTGGTGGCCGCGAGCCTGTCGACGCCCTCCTTTCCGGACTGAAACACCGCCTCGCGCTCGCGGGCCGCGCCACCGTACGAGAGCGGTCGGAGGCCGAGGCGGTAGGTCCCGTCGACCTGCTGGACGAAGCCGTGTCGCCGGAGGGTCGTCAAGTAGTGATGGACGGTAGCCTTCGAGAGACCCACCGCGTCGCCCAACTCCGTGACCCCTGCGGTCTCCCGGGCGAGGAGCTCGTCGAGGATGCGAACCGCGTTGTCGACCGAGTTGATCGTCTTCGCGCCGTCGGCGTCCGGGGTCATGTCGGGGGTTGTGCGTGTCGATATAAATATTCGGCCCTCGTCGCGGGCCGGGGCTCACTCGTTTTCGGCGTAGATACGGTCGACGACCTGCTGGACGGCGAGCGCCTGTTCGGTGGTGTTCACCGACGGCGGGGCGTCCTCGGTGATCGCCGTCGTGAACGCGCGCAACTGCTCCCGGTACGGGTCGTTCGAGTTCACCGTGACCGAAGCGTCGAGATAGTGGTCCATGCCGCCCGTGTTCGCGCCGTAAAATCGAAGGCTCTGGTCGACCTCGGCCATATCGTCGAGGCGGTCGGTGATGTCGAGTACCGCGCCACCCTCGGTGCCGTAGAGCTGGTATCTGTGCACCGACTCGGCGTTGGCCGCCCACGCGACTTCGAGCGTCGCGGTGGTTCCGTCCTCGTAGGTCAAGAACCCCGACGCCGAGTCCTCGACGTCGAACATGTTCGCGTCGGCGTCCTCACCCCACATGTCGAGGTAGGCGTAGGACTCGCGGTGGCCGAAGTCCTGACGGGTCGTGGCGGCGACGTCGTCGATCACCGGCGCGTCGAGGAAGTGGTGAAGGAGGTCGATCAGGTGAATGCCGATGTCGATCACCGCGCCGCCGCCGGCGATCTCCGAGGAGGTGTACCACGACCCGCGACCCGGCACCCCACGCCGCCGGATGTACGCTGCCTGAACGTGTCTGATCTCCCCAAGGTATCCCTCGTCGATGTACCACTTGAGGACCTTACAGACGTTCAAAAATCGACTCTGGAAGCCGACCATGCAGAGACAGCCCGTTTCACGCGCGGTTGCGGCGATCCGTTCGGCGCTTTCGAGGGTGTGGGCCAGCGGCTTCTCGACGAACACGTCGAACCCGCGCTCCATCGCCGCCGTGGCGACCGGCTCGTGGAACTTGTTCGGCGTCGTGACGAGAACGCCGTCGAGATCGCGTTCGAAGAGTTCGGCGGGGCGTTCGAACACCGCGGTGCCGACGCGGCGCTCGAACTCCTCGCGGGCGTCCGGGCTCGCGTCCGAACCGTAGACGGTGTGGCCGAACTCGGCGAGGATTTTCGCCCGGAGGAGACCGTAGGTCCCGAGCCCCGCGACCCCGATTTCGAGCGTGTCCTCGGTCATAGTTGTCCCTCCGGAGCGAGTGTGATACCGCTTTCGACCGATCGGACCTCGAAATCGTTTCCCAATATCAAACGATCGAGTTTCACGGCCACATACCTACCACGACATCCGGATCAAAGCATTGCAACGAGTCAGCCAGGTGCCACGGCATTTATTCGGCCCAAAGTAAATCTTTTACCGACACGGCCCCAACCTGTGTGCATGGCCACCACATCAACGGCCCACGACGAACGCCCCTACATCGACGGGGAGTGGGAGAGCGGCGACGGCGTGATCGAGGTCGATGATCTCGCGGAGGGCGGCGTGTTCGGTCGGATCGCCGCCGCGGGCCCGCTCCAGGCCGAGGCCGCGCTCGACGCGGCCGAGAACGCACAGACCGCGATGGCCGCGTCGACGATCCCCGAGCGGGTGGCGTGGCTCGAAGCCATCGCCACGGAGCTGCGCGACCGGAAGGACGAGCTCGCGGACGTGATCGTTCGCGAGGCGGGCAAACCGGTGTCGAGCGCCCGGGGCGAGGTCGAGTCGGCCGCCGAGCGCTTCGAGCGCGCCGTCGAGGAGGCACGGGGACTGGACGGGGAGTTCCGTCCGGGGACGACCGCGGGCCACGAGGGGTGGGAGGCGATCGTCAAACCCGAGCCCCGCGGGACCGTGCTCTGTATCACGCCGTACAACTACCCGCTCTCGACGACCGCGCTTCAGGTCGCGCCCGCGCTCGCCGCCGGCAACAGCGTCGTGCTCAAGCCCGCGAGCAAGACCCCCGTGAGCGCCGCCGTCCTGACCGACGTCATCGCCTCGACCGACGTTCCGGCGGGCGGGTTCAACTTCGTTCCCGGACACGGAAGTTCGATCGGCGACGTGCTCGCCGGCTCGGACCAGATCGACGCGATCGCGATGACCGGTTCCTCGGGCGCGGGCGAGCACGTCGCGCGCCAGAGCGGCATCGTGAACCTCCACATGGAGCTCGGGGGCAACGCGCCCGCCGTGGTTTTCCCCGACGCCGACCTCGACGAAGCCGCCGCGGCGTGTGCGAAGGGCGGGCTCAAGTACGCCGGCCAGCGGTGTTCGGCGATCAGCCGCGTGCTGGTCCACGAGTCGATCCACGACGACCTCACGGAGCGGATCGAGAGCGAGATGGACGCCTACTCGACGGGCGATCTCTTCGACGAGGAAACGGCGCTCGGACCGCTCATCAGCGACGATCAGGCCGATTGGGTCGAGGAACTCGTCACCGACGCGGTCGATCGGGGTGCCGAGATCGTTCGCGGCGGCGGGCGCAGTGGACGAGAGTTCGAGCCCACGCTACTCGGCCGTGTTCCGGAGAGCGCACGCCTCGTCGCCGAGGAGCAGTTCGGGCCCGTGATCCCGGTGACGACGTTCGCCGACGAGGATCACGCCATCGAGATCGCCAACGGAACCGACCTCGCGCTCGACGGCTGCGTGTTCACGACCGAGTACGATCGCGCGCTCCGGGTCGCCGAGCGGATCGACGCCGGCGGGGTCCGGATCAACGGTGCCCCCTCGCACGGCCTCGGCGACATCCCGTTCGGCGGGAACGAGAGTTCGGGAATCGGCCGCGAGGGGATCGGGACGAGCATCGAGGGGTTCGTCCGGTACAAGAGCATCGTGCTCTGAAGACACGGCTTCGAGACAGTCCGTCGACCGGACCTGCCAGGAGAAACCGTTTTACCGCCGACCCGAGATCACGGGGTATGGCACGATCGGCCATCCAACTGTACACGCTGCGCGCGCTCGACGAACCGCTCGACGAACTGCTCGCTCGGGTCGACGACGCGGGGTTCGAGGGCGTCGAGTACGCAAACCGGATCGGCGATGCGGACGCCGACGCCGTCCGGACCACGCTCGACGAGACGGGTCTCGAATCGGTCGCGGGCCACGTCGGGATCGACGCTCTCGAAGACAACGCCGACGATACCGTCGAGTTCTACCGGTCGCTCGGGTGTGAGCACCTCGTGGTGCCGTGGCTCGATCCCGAGTGCTTCGAGAACGAGGCCGCTATCGAGGAGACCGCGGATCGGCTGATGACGGTGGCCGAGACGGTCGACGATCACGGGATGGCGCTGTCCTATCACAACCACGATCACGAGTTCGCCGAGGTGAACGGCCGGCCGGCGTTCGAGCATCTCGCGGAAGCCACCGAGGAGCCGCTCGGCTTCGAACTCGACTGCGGCTGGACCACGGTGGGGGGTGCGGACCCCGTTGCCGTCCTCGATCGGTGGGCGGACCGCGTGTCACTCATCCACGTCTCCGACGCCGACGAGTCGGGCTCGCCGGTCGAAGTCGGCGACGGCGTACTCGACGTAGCAGCCTGTGCGGCAGCAGCTCGGGAGCACGACGTCGAGTGGGCGATCTACGAGCACGACGACCCCGACGATCAGATGGCGTCGGTCGTCCACGGCGCGGACGTGCTGGAACGGTTCTGAGGAACAGGAGTGTGCTTTCGGTGTAGCGGCTAGGGACCACAACGATTCGACGCAGCACTTACGAGCTGTCGAGTGCGCCGACGAACGACGCCTCGGCGTCGCGCCACGCCGCGACCACCCGATCGTATTCGGGGTCGCTTTCGGCGTCGTCGATCCGGTCGCGCTCGGCGAGCCAATCGACGGTGCGGCGGACGCCTTCTTCCCAACTGATCGTCTGCTCGAACCCGAGATCACGGCGAGCCTTCGCCGTGTCGAACACCGTGCTGAACCGGAGATGATCCTCGAGACCGCCGGTCCGGTCGGGGACCGCCGCAGTGAGCGCGTCGGTCGGGATATGGACGAGATCGGGGGCGGGCGCGTCGAGCGCGTCGGCCGCGCGGCGGTGGTACTGATTCCACGTCATCGGCCGTTCGCACGTCACGTGGTAGGCCTCGCCGATCGCCGCCCGGTTGTCGAGCGCCCCGACGAACGCGCCCGCGACGTCGTCGCGGTGACACGGCCCCCAGATCGACGTGCCGTCGCCGTGGACCACGATCGGTTTTCCCTCGCGGAGCCGGTCGATGTAGGCGGTCCCGTCGCCGAGCGTGTGGATCAGCGTTCCGCCCTCGCCGTAGGTGTGCCACGGTCGGAGCACCGTCGCCGGGAACCCACGGTCGCTGTGGGCTTCGAACAGCCGATCCTCGCAGGCGGCCTTGTCGGCTCCGTACTCGCTGACCGCGGGACTGCGTGCCGCTGACTCGACGATCGGCATGTCCGCAACCGGACGGTGATAGACGTCGATCGTGCTGCAGAAGACGTACTGCTCGATCTCGCCCGCGAACGCACGGATCGTGGATTCGACGTCCGCTGGCTCGAAGGCCACCATGTCGATCACGCGATCGACGTCGAGGTCCGCCATCTGTTCCTCGAAGCGGTCGTAGTCGGTTCGGTCGCCGGTGACGTGTGCGACGCCCGGCGGGAGGTCGGCGTCGGTGCGGCCACGGTTGTACACCGTCACGTCGTGTCCGGTGTCGACGAGCTGGCGGGTGATTCCCGTACTGATCAGTCCCGTGCCGCCGATGACGAGGACGTGCATGTGCCGACCTCGGTCGTGGTTCGGATAAACGTCCCGACGGTATCGAGATCGTCTCCATCGATAGCGATCGTCGGCCCACACCGTCCGCATCGATCGAGCGAAAGCACTATACTGCTGGTCCCCGCTGTCCGCAAACGAGATGGACCAACACAGGGTCGCCATTATCGGTACTGGCCCGGATCCGCGAAACCCCACGGTCGAGGGGTTCGCGATGGGGTATCGACACGCCGAGGCGTATCGGAACAACGAGGACTGCCGGCTCGTCGCCTGCGCCGACCTCGTTCCCGAGAATGCCAACGCGTTCGCCGAGACGTTCGATCTCGGCGAGGACGGGATCTACGCGGACTACGAGGACATGCTCGCCGCGGTCGAGCCCGACGTCGTCAGTGTCACCGTGCCGCCCGCGATCCACGAGCAGGTCGTCGTGGACTGTGCGCGCAGCGGGGTCGTCGACGCCGTCCACTGCGAGAAACCGATGGCGCTCTCGTGGCCGAGCGCCGAGCGGATGGTTCAGACCTGTTGGCGGCGGGACGTCCAGCTCACGTTCAATCGTCAGCGCCGGTTCGGCCGGCCGTTCACCGAGGCCGACCGGCTGCTCGACGCCGGCGAGATCGGTGCGCTCCGCCGGATCGAGATCGGGTGGGGCGACTTCTTCGACACCGGCGCACACACCGTCGATCTCGCGGGGATGTTCAACGACGACCGACCGGCCGAGTGGGTCATCGCCCAGCTCGACTATCGCGAGGAGGACGTCCGGTTCGGTGCCCACCAGGAGAACCAGATGTTCGCCCAGTGGCGCTACGACAACGGCGTCCACGGCGTGCTCTCGACCGGCGCGGGCGCGTCGCTGACCGACGCCGCGATCGTGCTTCGGGGGACCGACGGGACGCTCCGGATCGACGTCGACGACGATCCGATGCTCGAACTCGAACGGGATGGCCGGCGGGAGGCGATCGACGTCGGCGGCGAGACGATGCACGCAACGGCCGACGACGGCGATCGGTTCGGCTCGCGGTTCCACGATCGCTCGATCGGCGACGTGATCGACGCGCTCCGGACCGGCGAGGAGTCACAGCTCGCCGGTCGGATCGGCCTCAACACCGCGGAGATCCTCTTCGGTGGCTACGAGTCGGTCCGTCGGCGGGGGCGAGTCGACCTCCCGCTCGACGTCGACGACAGTCCGCTCGAAGCGATGGTGGATTCGGGCGCACTCTCGCCGTCGGGAATGGACGACGACGAGACGTAACCCGTCACAGTGCGGTCGTTTCACGTTCATCAGTCGTTCCATCGACGAGATCACCGACCGTTACGCATATGCCGCTCGCCGCCGCCGTTCGTGGCAATGACACACGCTACCGCGGACGATATTCGCGAACTCGACCCCGACGAGATCACGCCGGCGGATGTCGACATCGAACACGTCCGGGCCGCGCTCACCGACGAGGAGAACCTCGTTCGGACACACGCCGCCAAGATCGCCGGTACGCTCGCGAACCAGGATCCCGATGTAGTGGTGGCGCTGGTGCCGACGCTCCTCGATCGGCTCGCGGAGGATCACTCGGTCGTTCTGAAGGAGAGCCTCACGGCGCTCGCGCTCGTCGCCGACGAACGACCCGCCGAACTCGCCGACGGAGTGCCAGCCCTCGTCGATCTCCTCGACCACGATCTCCCGCTGGTGCGGACGTTCGCCGCACGCGTCGTCCGTCCGCTCGCGGCCGAGCACCCCGAGTGGTTCGCGACCGAACTCGACGACCTCCTCGCAACGCTCGACGGCGAGATCACGGATCTCGTCGAGGAACTCGAAGAGCCACCGATGGGCGGTCTCTCGACGTTCGAGCAATACCGTGCCATCGGCGAGGAGGGACGGAAGCGACAGCTCGCCGCGCGGGCGGTCGCGGCGAACGTCGTCGTGGCGGTCGCCGAGGCCGACAGCGACGCGGTGGTCGAACACGTTCCGGAACTCGTCGACCTCCTCGACGGCGACGACACCCTGCTGGTCGCGACGAGTGCCGACGCGATCGCGAACGTCGCCGAGGACCACCCCGACGCCGCGACTGCGGCAGTCGAGCCGCTGTGTGCGTGTCTCGACGGCCACGACGAGACCGCGAGGGCGAGCGCGGTGGCTGCGCTCGGGTTCGTCGGGGACGACGAGGCGGTCGGGCCGCTCCGCGAGGTTGCGAACGATGAGGAGGCCGACGAGGACCTCCGTGCGCTCGCCGCCGACACCGCCGACTGGCTCGATCGCGACGCCTGAGATCAGGGCTCGCGCTGGCGGCGCGCGGCGTACCAGTACAGTCCGATCGCGACCGCTCCCAGCCCGACGATCAGGACGAGATTGACGTACGCGATCGTGCGCGACTCGGTTCCGGGCTGTCCGAACGCGAACGTGATCGCACTCAGCAACGCCATCAACACCAGAAACGCCCAGAGCAATCGGAAGTACTCCCGTGATTCGTAAACCAGCGTCCAGAACTCGTCACGCCACGACATACTCGCCACGTTCGGGGCCCGGTTCAAAGAAGCTTCGCCCACGGGTCGATTCCGGAAGGCTCGGCAGTCAGTCGGTGAGTTCCGGGCTGTCCCAGTACTCGTGGTCGTCGTCCTCGCGGAAGCACGCCACCCGCTGGCCGTCGTGCTGATAATCCGGCGGCGATTCCTGACGGCACGCTTCACGTGCCTCCGGACACCGGGTGTGGAACCGACAGCCCGACGGCGGGTTCACCGGATCCGGGATGTCGATCTTCCGCATCGGCGGTTCGCCCGCCTCCCGGAGCGAGAGGTCCGGCGTCGCCCACCGCAACACGTTGGTGTATGGGTGGTGAGGGTCGTTTACCATGTCCTCGGCGGGACCGATCTCGGCGAGTTCGCCGAGATACATCACCCCGATCTTGCCGTCGCCGTGCTGGGTGAAGTAGCGCGCGTTCGAGAGATCGTGGCTGATGAACACGTAGGAGGTATCGAACTCGTCCTGGAGGTCGAGCATGAGATCCATCATCTCCACCCGCAACGAGACGTCGAGCGCGCTGATCGCCTCGTCGGCGAGGATCACGTCGGGGTTCATCAGGAGGGCGCGACACAGCGCGACCCGCTGTTTCTCGCCGCCCGAGAGCTCGTGAGGGTAGCGATCGGCGAAATCGGCGGCCGGCGTCATTCCGACGTGTTCGAGGAGCGCGTAGATGCGCTCGCGGCGCTCCCCCCGGCTCAGGTCCGCGCCCGTCAGCCGGAGCGGCTCCGAGAGGATCGAGATCAGCCGGCGGTTCGGATTGAGCGAGCTCCCGGGGTCCTGGTGGATGATCTGGAGCGACTGGCGGATCTCGTCCCACGTGATGTCGGCGTCGCTCTTGCCGTCGCGGACCTTCCAGATATCGTGACCGCGATACTTCACGCTGCCGCCGGTCGGGCGCTGGAGCCCGATCGAGGTCTTCCCGAGCGTGGTCTTCCCACAGCCCGACTCGCCGACCAGCGAGAGCACGTCGCGTTCTTCGAGGTCGAAGCTCACGCCGTCGACGGCCCGCACCGTTTGAGTCTCGCCGCCGAAGTCGAACAGACCGGGCCGGTTCTCGAAGTGGACCTCCACGTCGGACAGCGAGAGTACCGGCTCCGACCCGGTGGTGTCGTCGTTACTGCTCATCGGCGGCACCTCCCCCGGTCGCCGCGGTATCGCCGAGCGAGTCGGCGTAGTTCAGCGGAATTTCCTCGATCGCTTCCTCCCAGTGGAAACACGCCGCGCCGTGGCCCTCGGAGACCTCGTGATAGCCGGGGACCTCCTCGCGACACCGATCGGTCGCGAGCGGGCATCGTGGATGGTACGCACAGCCGCTCGGGAGGTTGATCGGGGCCGGGCTCTTGCCGTCGATCGGCCGCATCTCCTCCAGGGGTGCGTCGAGGTTCGGCGTCGAGTTCAGGAGTGCGCGGGTGTAGGGGTGGCCCGCGCCCTCGATCATCTCGCGGGTGTCGGCGATCTCGACCAGCTTGAACGCGTACATCACCGCGAGCCGGTCGGCGAGCGCCGCGACCAGCGGCAGGTCGTGGGTGATAAAGACCATCGTGAGGTCGTACTTCTCGCGCAGTCCTCCGAGAAGCTGAAGGATCGAACGCTGCATCAGGAGATCGAGCGCGGCGGTCGGCTCGTCCATCACCAGCAGGTCGGGATCGAGCACGAGACTGAGTGCGATCAGCGCGCGCTGGGTCATCCCGCCCGAGAGCTCGTGGGGGTACGAGTCGAGCACGCGGTCGGGATCGAGGTAGAGATCCGAGAGCAGCTCGCGCGCCCGCTCCATCCCCGCCCCCTCGTTCGCGTCGTGGGCATCGAGCGTCTCCTTGAAGTGACCCCGAATTTTCATCGTGGGGTTGAACGAGCTCATCGCGCCCTGAAACACCATCGAGATCTCCTCCCACCGCATCGAGCGGAGCTCCGACTGGGAGAGTTCGAGGACGTCGGTCTCGGTCCCGTCGCTCGGCCGGTAGACGATCTCGCCCGAGAGCAGTCCGGGGTTCGGCACCGCGTCGAGCATCGCCGAGGCGAGCATCGACTTCCCGGAGCCGCTCTCGCCGACGATCCCGAGGATCTCGCCCCGCTCGATCTCGAGCGAGACGCCGTCCAGAACGTACGATTCCCCGTCGTCGTAGGTCACCGACGCGTCGTTCATCCGGATGATCGGATCGGACGCACCGATGGTGTCGCGTTGCTGAGTTCGTTCCATCGACATCAGGTCATCACCTCGTTGCTCGCGGTCGTTTCGTCGTCGATTTCGCCGGCGGTGGATTCGGACTTGCCCGCGAGCCGCGTCCGGACCCGAGGGTTGAACACCCGATCGAGCCCCTGGGACAGCAGGATGAGCGCGAGCGCGATCCCCATGATCGCGAGCATCGGGACGATCAGCTGGTAGAGCGCGCCGGTCCCGACCAGCGCCCCGGCCTGCTTGTAGGCGTTGTTGAGCTGGAGCCCCCAGTTCGCGACCGACGTCGGGAGGATGCCGAGGTAGTACAGCCCGACCGAGGTGAACACGACGTAGCGGGCGGCGTTCGCGAAGTTCACCAGCACGTACGGCATCAGGTTCGGGATGATGTCCTTGAACAGGATCCGCGAGGTGCTCGCGCCCATCGTCCGCGAGGCCTCGACGTAGGAGTTCTCACGGAGCGTGAGCACCTGTGACCGGATCGCCCGGGCGAGCCCGGCCCAGTAGTTGATCGTGATCAGCACGCCGATGAGGGCGGGGTTGGTCGGCTCGAACACGACTGCGAGCACCATCACCAGCGGGAGACCCGGGATCGACATCACCACGTCCGAGAAGGAGGTCAGTCCCCGATCCACGACGCCACCCTTGTAGCCGGCGACGGTCCCGATCATCACGGCAACGCCGGTGGCGAACACCCCACCGGTGGCGATCATGATCAGCATCGAGGGGGTGGCGTGGATCACCATCGCGAGGACGTCCTCGCCCGCCCCGGTCGATCCGAGCGGCGCACTCCACACCTCGAACGGGCGAAGGCCCCGAGCCGCCTGATTCGACGTCGGCTGGCGATAGAACAGCGACGCGATCGCCATCAGGACGTAGATCCCGAGGATCGCCCCGCCGATCTTGGTTCGGCGATCGTTCCACGCGACGACGCCGGGCTTGTAGACGAACTCCCCGTAGAAATCACGGAGGCGCTCGCCCCACGTCACCTCGACGTCGGAACTGGTCGTCTCGAACGAGAACTCGCCGCTCACGGATTCGGACTCAGTAGGCTTCACTGGACTCACCCGATTCGATCCGCGGATCGATCTTGCCGTACGTGAGGTCGGCGATGTACACCGAGAGCACCAGCGCGATCGTGATGACGAGGAAGATCCCCATCATCAGGGGGTAATCCCGGTTTTCGAGCGCCTGGAACAGGTAGTAGCCGATCCCGGGGTAGGTGAACACCTCCTCCAGGATCGGCGAGCCGCCGAAGTAAAACCCGATGAGGGTCAGGAAGCCGGTGTACATCGGGAGGATGGCGTTGCGTGCGACGTATCGCGTCGAGATACGCCGATCGGAGAGACCACGCAGCCGGGCGACCCGGACGTAGTCCTCGCCGAGCACCGAGATGGAGTTGCCCCGCATCGCGAGCGCCTGGAGTCCCGCGCCAGTGATGACCAGCGACGCGATCGGCAGCGCCGCGTGGCG
This portion of the Halococcus agarilyticus genome encodes:
- a CDS encoding HEAT repeat domain-containing protein, giving the protein MTHATADDIRELDPDEITPADVDIEHVRAALTDEENLVRTHAAKIAGTLANQDPDVVVALVPTLLDRLAEDHSVVLKESLTALALVADERPAELADGVPALVDLLDHDLPLVRTFAARVVRPLAAEHPEWFATELDDLLATLDGEITDLVEELEEPPMGGLSTFEQYRAIGEEGRKRQLAARAVAANVVVAVAEADSDAVVEHVPELVDLLDGDDTLLVATSADAIANVAEDHPDAATAAVEPLCACLDGHDETARASAVAALGFVGDDEAVGPLREVANDEEADEDLRALAADTADWLDRDA
- a CDS encoding oligopeptide/dipeptide ABC transporter ATP-binding protein is translated as MSSNDDTTGSEPVLSLSDVEVHFENRPGLFDFGGETQTVRAVDGVSFDLEERDVLSLVGESGCGKTTLGKTSIGLQRPTGGSVKYRGHDIWKVRDGKSDADITWDEIRQSLQIIHQDPGSSLNPNRRLISILSEPLRLTGADLSRGERRERIYALLEHVGMTPAADFADRYPHELSGGEKQRVALCRALLMNPDVILADEAISALDVSLRVEMMDLMLDLQDEFDTSYVFISHDLSNARYFTQHGDGKIGVMYLGELAEIGPAEDMVNDPHHPYTNVLRWATPDLSLREAGEPPMRKIDIPDPVNPPSGCRFHTRCPEAREACRQESPPDYQHDGQRVACFREDDDHEYWDSPELTD
- a CDS encoding ABC transporter ATP-binding protein; translation: MSMERTQQRDTIGASDPIIRMNDASVTYDDGESYVLDGVSLEIERGEILGIVGESGSGKSMLASAMLDAVPNPGLLSGEIVYRPSDGTETDVLELSQSELRSMRWEEISMVFQGAMSSFNPTMKIRGHFKETLDAHDANEGAGMERARELLSDLYLDPDRVLDSYPHELSGGMTQRALIALSLVLDPDLLVMDEPTAALDLLMQRSILQLLGGLREKYDLTMVFITHDLPLVAALADRLAVMYAFKLVEIADTREMIEGAGHPYTRALLNSTPNLDAPLEEMRPIDGKSPAPINLPSGCAYHPRCPLATDRCREEVPGYHEVSEGHGAACFHWEEAIEEIPLNYADSLGDTAATGGGAADEQ
- a CDS encoding ABC transporter permease; this encodes MKPTESESVSGEFSFETTSSDVEVTWGERLRDFYGEFVYKPGVVAWNDRRTKIGGAILGIYVLMAIASLFYRQPTSNQAARGLRPFEVWSAPLGSTGAGEDVLAMVIHATPSMLIMIATGGVFATGVAVMIGTVAGYKGGVVDRGLTSFSDVVMSIPGLPLVMVLAVVFEPTNPALIGVLITINYWAGLARAIRSQVLTLRENSYVEASRTMGASTSRILFKDIIPNLMPYVLVNFANAARYVVFTSVGLYYLGILPTSVANWGLQLNNAYKQAGALVGTGALYQLIVPMLAIMGIALALILLSQGLDRVFNPRVRTRLAGKSESTAGEIDDETTASNEVMT